The Streptococcus sp. oral taxon 431 nucleotide sequence ATATAATTTAACCATTCAGAAAGTAATCATTGAAATTTTTTAGAGAGTCTGTGGTTGGTGAAAACAGATAGGTGGAAGTGATGAAAATTGGGCTGAATGTTATTAAGAATTTGAAATCATAAGAATTCGGTGAGCACACCTTACAGTGCAACTCGTTTTAGCGAGTAAGAGCGATAGGACTAGTTCCTATAATTGAGGTGGCACCGCGCATCGACGTCCTCACACAAGTTTTTTGTGTGAGGACTTTTTCTATGGGGAGGAAAAAATGATGGAAATCAAACGATGGCGTCGCTTGAATAAGTGATTGAGTAAAAAAATAATAAGTTAAGAAGAAATAAGGAGAAAATTATGAAAAACAAACGTCTACTCGGTATTATCGTAGCATTAGCACTTGTAGTTGGAGGAAGCTTGGTCTACTCTAACTTAACGAAACAAGAAACTAAAACTGAGACAGCTAACAAAACAGCTAAGGTTGGTGTTCTACAGTTCGTCAGTCACCCATCGCTTGACTTGATATACCAAGGTATCCAAGATGGACTTGCTGAAGAAGGCTATAAAGGTGACCAAGTTAAAATTGATTTTATGAACTCAGAAGGTGACCAAAGTAAGGTTGCTACAATGAGTAAGCAATTAGTCGCAAACGGAAATGATGTTGTTGTCGGAATTGCGACACCTGCAGCTCAAGGTCTAGCAAGTGCAACAAAAGACCTTCCTGTTATCATGGCAGCTATTACAGATCCAGTTGGAGCTAACCTTGTACAGAACTTGGAAAAACCAGGTGGAAACATCACAGGGGTTTCTGACCACAACCCTGCTCAACAACAGGTTGAATTAATTAAAGCCTTAACTCCGGATGTTAAAACAATCGGAGCTCTCTACTCAAGTAGTGAAGACAACTCTAAATCACAAGTTGAAGAGTTCAAAGCTTACGCTGAAAAAGCTGGTTTGAAAGTCGAAACTTTTGCAGTTCCATCAACTAACGAAATTGCTTCAACAGTTAATGTTATGACTGGTAAAGTAGATGCAATCTGGGTTCCAATTGACAACACAATCGCATCTGCGTTCTCAACTGTAGTATCAAGTAATCAAACAGCTAAAAAACCAATCTACCCAAGTGCGACTGCCATGGTAGAAGCAGGTGGTTTGGCATCAGTCGTTGTGGACCAACACGATCTTGGTGTTGCTACCGGTAAGATGATTGCCAAAGTCTTGAAGGGTGAAAAACCTGCAGATACACCAGTTAATGTCTTCTCAACTGGTAAATCAGTTATCAACAAAAAAGTCGCTCAAGAACTTGGAATCACAATTCCTGAATCAGTTCTCAAAGAAGCTGGTCAAGTAATTGAATAAGAATGTAGGAGGAGTTGGAGACATCTCCTCCAATTTTTAGAATAAAGGAAACGAAACAAATATGCTAATATCTATTATTTCACAGGGATTAGTCTGGGCTATCCTGGGCTTGGGAATTTTTATGACCTTTCGAATCCTGAACTTTCCAGATATGACAACTGAGGGCTCCTTCCCACTAGGAGGAGCAGTTGCAGTAACACTGATTACTCAAGGCGTTAATCCTTTTCTTGCTACCTTAGTAGCTGTTGGAGCAGGCTGTCTTGCTGGTTTAGCGACTGGTCTTCTTTACACTAAAGGAAAGATTCCAACACTCTTGTCTGGAATTCTGGTCATGACTTCCTGTCATTCTATCATGCTTATGATTATGGGACGGGCTAACCTTGGACTTTTAAACACCAAGCAAATCCAAGATGTTCTTCCATTTTCATCAGAGGTTAATCAATTACTGACAGGTTTAATCTTTGTGACTTTGGTTATCCTTCTCATGCTTTTCTTCCTAGATACGAAACTTGGACAGGCCTATATCGCTACAGGGGATAATCCAGATATGGCTCGTAGTTTTGGTATCAATACAGGCCGTATGGAGCTTATGGGCTTGGTCTTGTCAAATGGTGTAATCGCACTTGCTGGTGCCTTAATTGCCCAACAAGAAGGTTACGCGGATGTTTCTCGTGGTATCGGTATTATCGTTGTTGGTCTTGCAAGTTTGATTATAGGTGAAGTTCTGTTCAAGAGTCTTACCCTAGCAGAACGTTTGGTTACAATTGTAGTTGGTTCCATCAGCTATCAATTCTTGGTATGGGGAGTCATTGCTCTCGGCTTTAACACTAGCTATCTCCGTCTATACAGTGCCCTTATCCTAGCAACATGTCTAGTCATTCCAACTCTTAAGGATAAATATTTGAAAGGAGTCAAGTTAAGCAAATGACAGCAATTGTAGAATTAAGAAATGCCACAAAAATTGTGACAAATGGCTTCGATGAGGAAAAGATTATTTTAAACGATGTTTCACTTGATATCTATGAACATGACTTCATCACAATTTTGGGTGGAAATGGTGCAGGCAAGTCAACCCTCTTTAATAGCATTGCAGGAACTCTGCCCTTGACTAGCGGGAGTATTCGCATCATGGGGGAGGATGTGACTCATTTTAGCCCTGAAAAGCGTGCCAAGTACCTCTCTCGTGTCTTCCAAGATCCCAAGATGGGAACTGCCCCTCGTATGACCGTTGCAGAAAACCTCTTGATTGCAAAGTTTCGTGGAGAAAAACGTGGTCTTTTTCCAAGAAGACTCTCAGCTTACAAGGAAGAATTTCAAGCAACTATTGAGAAGGTTGGAAATGGATTAGAGAAACACTTGGACACCCCGATTGAATTCTTATCAGGTGGACAAAGGCAAGCCTTGAGTCTCTTGATGGCGACCTTGAAGCGTCCAGAACTCCTTTTGTTGGATGAACATACAGCAGCGCTTGACCCTAAAACAAGTGTAGCCTTGATGGAGTTGACAGATGACTTTGTCAGTAAGGACCATCTTACTGCTCTGATGATTACCCACCATATGGAAGATGCTCTCAAGTATGGAAATCGCCTCATTGTTATGAAAGAAGGACGAATCATCCAAGATTTGAATAAGGATGAAAAAGCTAAGATGAAGATTTCAGATTACTATCAGTTGTTTGAGTAGATAATTATTAAAACATCAATCGTTAAAGACTTAGAAGTAAGATTTCTACTTCTAGGTTTTTTTAGTGGCATTTAAACTTTATTTATATTTCCTTTTTTGCCAGTTTTACTTTATAATATAATCAATCTAAGAATCTTAAACTTTGATAGAGGAGTAAGGAGATAAAAACATGGCATACACACAAGAAGATTTTCAGGAATGGATTTTTCAGATTGGATTTAAGATGGACTATTTTACTAGGGAGTTTGCTGAGGAACAAGGCCTTCATTTAGACTATAGCATGCAGTCTTTAGATGATTTGGAGGCTTGGATCTTAGCTCACTACGAAGACCACCATGCTTTGATAGCAGACCGCAAGATGTTGGATTATTTGACCGTTTATATCGGCGAAACCTTTCGCAAACACCTAGGAGGTAAATGGTATATTGATCTTAAAAATAAAAAGAACGCCTACTATTCTATGCCTGTCTTGACCGATCCATCATATAGAGGAGAAGTTTATATAGCACCAATGACTTTTGCAACGGCTTGCATCAGTAGAAAAGATAGTCAGTATATTAGCAGAATATTGAAAAATAACCTCGAAGATCAAGTGAAATAGGATTTTATTTCTTCTATTTTTCTTTCAAATATTAGAATGATTTGCTCAAAAGATTCACTTTTTCATGACAGCTGGAAATTTATGAAATAGTCTCATGTAAAGTGTATGAAATGGTTTACTTTTTTTCAGAAATAAGCTATACTAGTTAGAGTAAACTGTGATAAAATGGAGGTATTGTCTATGGTTGACAAGAGACTCATCGAAGAGATCAAAAACAATACCAATATTGTCGAAATCATAGGAGAAGTGATTTCTTTACAAAAATCTGGACGGAACTTTTTAGGGCTCTGTCCTTTTCATGGTGAAAAGACCCCTTCCTTTAACGTGGTTGAAGATAAGCAATTTTACCACTGTTTTGGCTGTGGTCGTTCTGGAGACGTCTTTAAGTTCATCGAGGAGTATCAACAAGTAACCTTTGCGGATGCGGTGAGGATATTAGCTGAGAGACTTGGGATTCAGATGGCAGCGCCTGTTCATAGTTCTATACAGCCTAGGTCGCCCCATCAAAATCTCTACGATATGCATGACAAGGCTGCTCGGTTTTATCATGCCATCCTCATGACAACTAAGATGGGTGAGGAGGCTAGGAACTACCTCTATAAACGTGGCTTAACAGATGATGTTCTCAAGCATTTTATGATTGGTTTGGCTCCAGCAGAACGCTCTTATCTCTATCAACGTTTAGCTGATGATTATAGCGAAAATGACTTGCTGGATTCAGGTTTGTTTTACCTATCTGAGAGTAATCAATTTTTTGATACCTTTCATAATCGCATTATGTTCCCACTCTCAAATGATCAAGGAAAGGTGATTGCCTTTTCTGGTCGTGTATGGCAGGAGGCCGATTCTCAAACTGGAAAGTATAAAAATAGTCGAGCGACGGCAATTTTTAACAAGAGTTACGAATTATATCATTTGGAGAGGGTAAAAAAAGGCTCGGGCAAGGCTCCTGAAATCTACCTGATGGAAGGGTTTATGGATGTCATTGCGGCTTATCGTGCTGGTATTGAAAATGCAGTTGCTTCTATGGGAACCGCTCTGACGAGTGAACATGTGGAGCATCTGAAACGTTTTACTAAAAAGGTTATTGTCACTTATGACGGAGATAAGGCTGGGCAAGCTGCCACAGCGAAAGCCTTGGATGAGCTTAAAGATTTACCTGTCCAAGTCGTCCAGATTCCTGACGCAATGGATCCGGATGAATATTTGCAGAAAAACTCTCCTCAAGACTTGGCTTATCTCTTAACCAATACACGCATTAGTCCTGTTGAGTTTTACATACATCATTTCAGACCTGAAAATAGTGAAAATCTACAAGCCCAGATTGAATTTATAGAGAAAATTGCTCCCTTAATCGCCAAGGAACCCTCTATCACAGCTCAGAATTCCTACATTCACATTTTGACGGATCACTTGCCATCTTTTGACTATCAGCAAGTAGAACATATTGTCAATGAAAGTCGTGTCAGACAGAGAAAGGAGAAGG carries:
- a CDS encoding ABC transporter permease, with the translated sequence MLISIISQGLVWAILGLGIFMTFRILNFPDMTTEGSFPLGGAVAVTLITQGVNPFLATLVAVGAGCLAGLATGLLYTKGKIPTLLSGILVMTSCHSIMLMIMGRANLGLLNTKQIQDVLPFSSEVNQLLTGLIFVTLVILLMLFFLDTKLGQAYIATGDNPDMARSFGINTGRMELMGLVLSNGVIALAGALIAQQEGYADVSRGIGIIVVGLASLIIGEVLFKSLTLAERLVTIVVGSISYQFLVWGVIALGFNTSYLRLYSALILATCLVIPTLKDKYLKGVKLSK
- the trpX gene encoding tryptophan ABC transporter substrate-binding protein, with amino-acid sequence MKNKRLLGIIVALALVVGGSLVYSNLTKQETKTETANKTAKVGVLQFVSHPSLDLIYQGIQDGLAEEGYKGDQVKIDFMNSEGDQSKVATMSKQLVANGNDVVVGIATPAAQGLASATKDLPVIMAAITDPVGANLVQNLEKPGGNITGVSDHNPAQQQVELIKALTPDVKTIGALYSSSEDNSKSQVEEFKAYAEKAGLKVETFAVPSTNEIASTVNVMTGKVDAIWVPIDNTIASAFSTVVSSNQTAKKPIYPSATAMVEAGGLASVVVDQHDLGVATGKMIAKVLKGEKPADTPVNVFSTGKSVINKKVAQELGITIPESVLKEAGQVIE
- a CDS encoding ABC transporter ATP-binding protein, producing the protein MTAIVELRNATKIVTNGFDEEKIILNDVSLDIYEHDFITILGGNGAGKSTLFNSIAGTLPLTSGSIRIMGEDVTHFSPEKRAKYLSRVFQDPKMGTAPRMTVAENLLIAKFRGEKRGLFPRRLSAYKEEFQATIEKVGNGLEKHLDTPIEFLSGGQRQALSLLMATLKRPELLLLDEHTAALDPKTSVALMELTDDFVSKDHLTALMITHHMEDALKYGNRLIVMKEGRIIQDLNKDEKAKMKISDYYQLFE
- the dnaG gene encoding DNA primase: MVDKRLIEEIKNNTNIVEIIGEVISLQKSGRNFLGLCPFHGEKTPSFNVVEDKQFYHCFGCGRSGDVFKFIEEYQQVTFADAVRILAERLGIQMAAPVHSSIQPRSPHQNLYDMHDKAARFYHAILMTTKMGEEARNYLYKRGLTDDVLKHFMIGLAPAERSYLYQRLADDYSENDLLDSGLFYLSESNQFFDTFHNRIMFPLSNDQGKVIAFSGRVWQEADSQTGKYKNSRATAIFNKSYELYHLERVKKGSGKAPEIYLMEGFMDVIAAYRAGIENAVASMGTALTSEHVEHLKRFTKKVIVTYDGDKAGQAATAKALDELKDLPVQVVQIPDAMDPDEYLQKNSPQDLAYLLTNTRISPVEFYIHHFRPENSENLQAQIEFIEKIAPLIAKEPSITAQNSYIHILTDHLPSFDYQQVEHIVNESRVRQRKEKVKETYSPSPVTMSVTKQLTAVMRAEAHILYRMIEHPLVLNDYRLREDFIFETPEFQTLYGLLIDNGSISSEDLAHQTREVESAWYQVLALDLPPEMSPHELAEVEESRKRALLNQENLQIKKKVQEASHVGDTDTALEELERLIAQKRRME